The following coding sequences lie in one Flavobacterium sp. 20NA77.7 genomic window:
- a CDS encoding iron ABC transporter permease has product MEAKKHTPKFIVLTLVLVVLLLINISLGQVTIPLQAIYKTLIGTTADVKDTWEFIILNFRLPKAITALLVGAGLSISGLMMQTLFRNPLAGPYVLGLSSGSSLGVALVLLGAGFLPPLFSEALVSSGSLVVASCLGSLLVLFLIFIAAKKLKDTMSVLIIGLMFSSFTGALVSVLTYFSTAEQLQRYTFWSLGSIGNLSWSQIMLLSLSVGLGLVLSIRAIKALDALLLGENYAQSLGVNIKKERTIIFLATGILAGSITAFVGPIAFVGLAVPHIAKLYFQTSNHKVLYLATILIGSSIMLFCDVVSQMPGQNFTLPINAITSIVGAPMVIWLLIRKKGF; this is encoded by the coding sequence TTGGAAGCTAAAAAACATACCCCAAAATTCATAGTATTAACCCTAGTACTCGTGGTGCTTTTGCTTATTAATATTAGTTTGGGGCAAGTTACAATTCCCTTACAAGCTATTTACAAAACCCTTATAGGTACTACGGCTGATGTAAAAGACACCTGGGAATTTATCATTTTGAATTTTAGGTTGCCCAAAGCTATAACTGCATTGCTTGTGGGAGCAGGCTTGTCAATTTCTGGACTTATGATGCAAACCCTATTTAGAAACCCCCTTGCGGGTCCTTATGTATTAGGACTTAGTTCGGGATCAAGTTTGGGCGTGGCGCTTGTTCTATTAGGTGCAGGATTCCTTCCTCCACTTTTTTCGGAGGCATTAGTTTCTAGTGGAAGCTTAGTAGTTGCTTCATGCTTGGGGAGCTTATTAGTCTTATTTCTAATTTTTATAGCTGCAAAAAAACTTAAAGATACCATGTCGGTTTTAATTATTGGACTCATGTTTAGTAGTTTTACAGGCGCATTAGTTAGCGTACTTACTTATTTTAGTACAGCCGAACAATTACAGCGCTATACCTTTTGGTCATTGGGCAGCATAGGAAATTTATCGTGGAGTCAAATCATGCTTTTAAGTCTTTCTGTTGGATTGGGATTAGTTTTAAGCATACGAGCCATAAAAGCACTTGATGCGCTTTTACTAGGGGAAAATTACGCACAGAGTTTAGGGGTTAACATCAAAAAAGAGCGCACAATTATTTTCTTAGCTACAGGAATTTTAGCAGGTAGTATTACTGCATTTGTAGGTCCTATAGCCTTTGTTGGATTAGCTGTACCTCATATTGCAAAACTCTATTTTCAAACTAGTAATCACAAAGTGTTGTACCTTGCTACAATACTAATAGGTAGCTCTATCATGCTTTTTTGCGATGTTGTTTCTCAAATGCCTGGGCAAAATTTTACGTTACCCATAAATGCTATCACATCAATTGTTGGTGCACCTATGGTAATTTGGCTATTAATTAGAAAAAAGGGATTTTAG
- a CDS encoding ABC transporter substrate-binding protein — MKLFINLLLSILLFSFMGCQNSKPPIKKNSTTNEVKHATGFSLKNYDDFSIVTVSNPWPNSNKTFTYVLHKKNSIIPDSLKQFQHIQIPIKNIVVTSTTHIPSLEMLDVTEKLIGFPNLNYISSEKVRARIEEKKIKELGSNQSLNTEALIDMQPEVIIGYGIDNSNPTLDNLQKSGLKVVLNGDWNEQSPLGKAEWIKLFGALFDKQTLANSLFKNIEHEYTTTLSLVKNSAQKPSILAGALYEDKWYLPQGESWGAQFLANAGGNYLLQQTKGTGSLALSFEEVIEKGLNADFWIGPGQFTSLADLAKASENYTKFKAYKTKNIYTFSAKKGKTGGVIYYELAPNRPDIVLKDLVKILHPDLLPNHTLYFFQKLN, encoded by the coding sequence ATGAAACTGTTTATCAACCTATTGCTTTCAATACTACTCTTTTCTTTTATGGGGTGCCAAAATAGCAAGCCGCCAATTAAGAAAAACAGCACAACAAACGAGGTAAAACACGCTACAGGATTTTCATTAAAAAATTATGACGACTTTTCAATAGTAACGGTTTCTAACCCTTGGCCTAATTCAAACAAGACATTTACGTATGTATTACATAAAAAAAATAGCATTATTCCCGATAGCTTAAAACAATTTCAACACATTCAAATACCTATAAAGAATATTGTGGTGACTTCTACTACACATATTCCTTCTCTTGAAATGTTAGATGTAACCGAGAAATTAATAGGTTTTCCAAATTTAAATTACATTTCTTCAGAAAAAGTTAGAGCAAGAATAGAAGAAAAAAAAATAAAAGAACTAGGTTCTAATCAATCCCTTAATACGGAAGCACTTATTGATATGCAACCTGAAGTAATTATAGGTTATGGAATAGACAACTCGAATCCCACGTTAGATAATCTTCAAAAAAGCGGGCTTAAAGTTGTTTTAAATGGTGATTGGAATGAACAGTCTCCATTAGGTAAGGCAGAGTGGATTAAACTTTTTGGTGCTTTATTCGACAAACAAACTTTGGCAAATTCACTATTTAAAAACATTGAACACGAGTATACCACTACCCTTTCTTTAGTTAAAAATAGTGCTCAAAAACCTAGCATTTTAGCAGGAGCCTTATATGAAGATAAATGGTATTTGCCACAAGGCGAAAGTTGGGGTGCGCAATTTTTAGCCAATGCAGGAGGAAATTATTTATTGCAACAAACAAAAGGGACAGGAAGTTTAGCCTTAAGCTTTGAAGAAGTAATTGAAAAAGGACTGAATGCTGATTTTTGGATTGGTCCAGGCCAATTTACATCGTTAGCTGATTTAGCAAAAGCTTCTGAAAATTATACTAAATTTAAAGCGTATAAAACAAAAAACATTTATACATTTAGTGCCAAAAAAGGAAAAACAGGTGGAGTTATTTACTATGAATTGGCTCCTAACAGACCCGACATCGTATTGAAAGATTTAGTGAAAATTTTACATCCAGACTTGTTACCTAATCATACCTTATATTTTTTTCAAAAGTTAAATTAA
- a CDS encoding TonB-dependent receptor plug domain-containing protein — protein MNKKQVRLTALFALVTGVAIAQEQPSIAIDEIVVSDTKFAQPKEKSGKIIEVLSAKDLEAKKGQNLAAVLSQLAGVEINGNQSFGGKNLGYYIRGGRNRQTAIYIDGVPVTDASGINLEYDLRLIPVEQIEKIEVMKGASSTLYGTGAATGVINITLKKASQTSFAGNAYVNLGTQNTSETSKISAQDMSQGFSINGTAHKISYLTTLNRLETKGMSEAAGENFEEDMFSRVNVLQKIGYKINNRLQLEFFGNYDRIKNTFDNSFDGTIAHSDDINNASLSEQFRVGFLPRYKYTNGEFIIHAGASTIDRTVAMSNSWSGGIDSFIYAGRTASIDAYNTYTLNKKWHFVVGTQYQYFDMSQKDTYTDVSREGAKFTLVDPYATVVFNSDFGLNLNVGSRLNTHSAYGNQVVYNVNPSFRFKNIPLKLLTSYSTAFITPSLYQLYGPYGNIALTPEKNATAEVGFESYFLSKKLQINAVGFYRDEQNTIGFYYNPTTFQSSYINIEGNYNAKGVEITARYPLSKKITIQGNYTFNQVQKPLNRLIPKHKANVDVKYVFEKGALNLQYQFVDKREDMYYDAAIWTSQNVSLAAYQLVNATYSYDLLPNRLQVFAAVTNLLNANFQEVIGYNTRGRNFKIGLTVLF, from the coding sequence ATGAACAAAAAACAAGTACGATTAACAGCGTTATTTGCGTTGGTAACAGGTGTTGCTATTGCGCAAGAACAACCATCAATCGCTATTGATGAAATTGTTGTGTCAGACACAAAATTTGCACAACCCAAAGAAAAATCCGGTAAAATTATTGAAGTGCTTTCGGCAAAAGACTTGGAAGCCAAAAAAGGACAAAATTTAGCCGCTGTGTTGAGTCAACTCGCAGGTGTCGAAATTAATGGAAATCAATCCTTTGGAGGAAAAAATCTAGGGTATTACATTCGAGGAGGGCGCAACCGTCAAACTGCAATTTATATTGATGGGGTTCCCGTAACCGATGCGTCAGGAATTAATTTAGAATATGATCTTCGTTTGATTCCAGTCGAGCAAATTGAAAAAATTGAAGTTATGAAAGGTGCTTCTAGTACATTATATGGTACAGGTGCGGCAACAGGAGTTATCAACATTACATTGAAAAAGGCTTCACAGACTAGTTTTGCGGGTAATGCCTATGTAAATTTAGGAACACAAAACACGTCCGAAACATCAAAAATAAGCGCACAAGATATGAGTCAAGGGTTTTCAATTAATGGTACAGCTCATAAAATTTCTTATTTAACTACACTTAACCGATTGGAAACAAAAGGAATGTCTGAAGCCGCAGGAGAAAATTTTGAAGAAGATATGTTTTCTCGTGTCAATGTGCTACAAAAAATAGGGTATAAAATAAATAATCGTTTACAACTTGAATTTTTTGGCAATTATGACCGTATCAAAAATACGTTTGATAATTCTTTTGATGGTACGATTGCACATTCAGATGATATTAATAACGCTAGTTTGTCAGAGCAGTTTAGAGTTGGTTTTTTACCCCGATACAAATACACGAATGGCGAATTTATCATTCATGCTGGGGCGTCTACTATAGATAGAACGGTAGCTATGTCTAATTCTTGGTCAGGCGGTATTGATAGTTTTATATATGCAGGCAGAACAGCTTCTATTGATGCTTACAATACCTATACACTGAATAAAAAATGGCACTTCGTAGTAGGAACGCAATATCAATATTTTGATATGTCGCAAAAAGACACTTATACAGATGTTTCTAGAGAAGGAGCCAAGTTTACCTTAGTCGATCCGTATGCTACGGTTGTGTTTAATTCAGATTTTGGTCTGAATTTGAATGTAGGTTCACGCTTAAATACGCATAGTGCCTATGGCAATCAAGTAGTTTATAACGTAAATCCTAGTTTTAGGTTTAAAAACATTCCTTTAAAGTTGTTAACTTCTTACAGTACTGCTTTTATTACGCCAAGTTTATATCAATTATACGGACCGTATGGCAATATAGCTTTAACACCTGAAAAAAACGCAACGGCTGAGGTAGGTTTTGAATCGTATTTTTTATCTAAAAAGTTACAAATTAATGCAGTAGGATTTTATAGAGATGAGCAAAATACAATTGGATTTTACTATAATCCAACGACCTTTCAATCTTCTTACATTAATATCGAGGGAAACTATAATGCAAAAGGTGTTGAAATAACTGCACGCTATCCATTATCAAAAAAAATAACCATACAAGGGAATTATACATTTAATCAGGTTCAAAAGCCTTTGAATAGATTAATTCCAAAACATAAAGCAAATGTGGATGTGAAATATGTGTTTGAAAAAGGAGCACTTAATTTGCAATATCAATTTGTAGACAAGCGTGAAGACATGTATTATGATGCTGCGATTTGGACTTCTCAAAACGTTAGTTTGGCAGCTTACCAATTGGTAAATGCCACTTATTCCTATGATTTATTGCCTAATCGCTTACAAGTATTTGCGGCAGTTACGAATCTGTTAAATGCAAATTTTCAAGAAGTAATTGGTTACAATACAAGAGGTAGAAATTTTAAAATAGGCTTAACCGTTTTGTTTTAA
- a CDS encoding DUF4252 domain-containing protein: MKKIILLLAMFVSSLMVGQNEFEKFESKEGVESIIVTQKMFDLMSKVKVDAKDKEAQQYLNLLKKLDNLAAYYTSNSKLGGELNSSVTTYLKNNSLDLISTTTQEGNAVKVYGKSDANQANVKELLVVVNGDFKGIKTSVLSVKGDFPISDIAMLVKKLNIPVADVLSKLGAK; encoded by the coding sequence ATGAAAAAAATAATCTTATTACTCGCGATGTTTGTTTCGTCATTGATGGTGGGGCAAAACGAATTTGAAAAGTTTGAATCAAAAGAAGGTGTTGAAAGCATCATTGTTACTCAAAAAATGTTTGATTTGATGAGTAAAGTAAAAGTAGATGCTAAAGATAAAGAAGCACAACAGTACTTGAATTTATTGAAAAAACTTGACAATTTAGCGGCTTATTATACGTCAAATTCAAAATTAGGAGGTGAATTAAATTCATCTGTAACCACTTATTTAAAAAATAATTCATTAGACTTAATTTCAACAACTACACAAGAAGGTAATGCTGTTAAGGTTTATGGTAAATCTGACGCAAATCAAGCAAATGTAAAAGAATTATTAGTTGTAGTAAATGGGGATTTTAAAGGTATTAAAACATCTGTATTGTCTGTAAAAGGTGATTTCCCTATAAGTGATATTGCCATGCTTGTGAAAAAGCTAAACATTCCTGTTGCCGATGTATTAAGTAAATTGGGTGCCAAGTAA
- a CDS encoding DUF4252 domain-containing protein, giving the protein MKNFFILLLVLGLTSCEEKTSLQKYFVKSAENKNFIAVDVSSSLFNIDTKKLTPSEKEALASFDKVNVIAFKKDGKNNAAYHKEMQEVKTLLKDTVFQPLIKLNGKGKNASIMVVDNAGTIDELVLFGNKNDLGFTVVRVLGNDMKPENAMEFLKLLQKSSINIEQLQPVLNIVATKKETKQK; this is encoded by the coding sequence ATGAAGAATTTTTTTATTTTACTTTTAGTACTAGGCTTAACGAGCTGCGAAGAGAAAACTTCGTTGCAAAAGTATTTTGTTAAAAGCGCTGAGAATAAAAATTTTATTGCGGTAGATGTATCTTCATCGCTATTTAATATTGATACTAAAAAATTAACTCCTTCAGAAAAGGAAGCCTTAGCCTCTTTTGATAAAGTAAATGTAATAGCATTTAAAAAAGATGGTAAAAACAACGCGGCATACCACAAGGAAATGCAAGAAGTAAAAACATTACTAAAAGATACGGTTTTTCAACCCTTGATTAAGCTAAATGGGAAAGGTAAAAACGCTTCTATCATGGTTGTTGATAATGCGGGTACTATAGATGAGCTGGTCTTGTTTGGTAATAAAAACGATTTAGGTTTTACCGTAGTACGTGTGCTAGGAAACGATATGAAACCCGAAAACGCTATGGAATTTTTGAAGCTCTTACAAAAGTCATCTATTAATATAGAGCAATTACAACCTGTTTTAAATATCGTTGCAACTAAAAAGGAAACAAAACAAAAGTAG
- a CDS encoding sterol desaturase family protein, giving the protein MWIYIAVFFATFFMMEFMAWFTHKFIMHGFLWVLHADHHKKDHDSWFERNDAFFIFYAVVSIIFFLLWQNNILEIGLAIGLGIFAYGFTYFMVHDIFIHQRFKLFRNANHKYARALRRAHKMHHKHIGKEDGECFGMLLFPWKHYKNA; this is encoded by the coding sequence ATGTGGATATATATTGCTGTCTTTTTTGCAACTTTTTTTATGATGGAATTTATGGCTTGGTTTACGCATAAATTCATTATGCATGGATTTTTATGGGTATTACACGCCGATCATCATAAAAAAGACCACGATTCTTGGTTTGAACGAAATGATGCTTTTTTTATTTTTTATGCCGTTGTGAGCATTATATTTTTCTTACTTTGGCAAAATAATATTTTAGAAATAGGTTTAGCCATTGGATTAGGTATTTTCGCATATGGTTTTACCTATTTTATGGTGCACGACATTTTCATTCATCAGCGATTTAAATTGTTTAGAAATGCTAATCATAAATATGCACGTGCCTTAAGACGCGCGCACAAAATGCACCACAAACACATTGGCAAAGAAGATGGCGAATGTTTTGGGATGTTACTATTTCCATGGAAACATTATAAAAACGCATAA
- a CDS encoding phytoene/squalene synthase family protein, translating into MKALFDTVSFTCSVNVTKAYSTSFSSAVKMLGPSIRQDIYNIYGFVRFADEIVDSFHGYDKQVLLDKFEVDLNEAITTKISLNPILNSFQNTVNKYNIPYELIAAFMKSMRQDLHQEIYNTREEYQEYIYGSADVVGLMCLKVFVNGDENKYNELKDGAMRLGSAFQKVNFLRDLKADFEELNRSYFPNTNVTHLDEFSKKEIIDDIEADFNAAYEAIKELPIEARFGVYTAYRYYKRLLKRLKATPSTEIKNTRIRVPDYQKVELLARCYVKFRLNLL; encoded by the coding sequence ATGAAAGCATTATTTGACACCGTTTCTTTTACCTGTAGTGTAAACGTAACAAAAGCATACAGCACTTCTTTTTCATCTGCTGTAAAAATGCTTGGTCCTTCAATAAGACAAGACATTTATAATATTTACGGATTTGTGCGTTTTGCAGACGAAATCGTTGATAGTTTTCATGGCTATGACAAACAAGTTTTATTAGATAAGTTTGAAGTCGATTTAAACGAAGCTATTACTACAAAAATAAGCCTTAATCCTATTTTAAACTCGTTCCAAAACACAGTAAATAAATACAATATTCCTTATGAATTAATTGCAGCTTTTATGAAAAGTATGCGTCAAGATTTACATCAAGAAATCTATAATACTAGAGAGGAATACCAAGAATACATTTATGGAAGTGCCGATGTAGTAGGGCTTATGTGTTTAAAAGTTTTTGTAAATGGTGACGAAAACAAATATAACGAACTGAAAGATGGTGCCATGCGATTAGGTTCGGCATTTCAAAAAGTTAATTTTTTACGCGATTTAAAAGCCGATTTTGAGGAATTAAATAGAAGTTATTTTCCTAATACAAATGTTACTCATTTAGACGAATTTTCTAAAAAAGAAATCATAGACGACATTGAAGCTGATTTTAATGCCGCTTATGAAGCTATTAAAGAACTGCCTATCGAAGCGCGATTTGGTGTTTATACCGCTTACAGATATTACAAACGCTTACTAAAAAGATTAAAAGCGACACCTTCTACCGAAATTAAAAATACACGTATTAGAGTTCCTGATTATCAAAAAGTGGAGCTTCTTGCGAGATGTTATGTGAAATTTAGATTAAATTTGCTTTAA
- a CDS encoding phytoene desaturase family protein, with the protein MKKNIHIIGSGFSSLAAACYLAKAGHNVTVFEKNETIGGRARQLKKDGFTFDIGPTWYWMPDVFERFFADFNKTPEEYYTLLKLAPGYKIFFDQNDALEISDNLNEIITTFEQIEKGAGKKLEKFMATAKSNYDIAIKDLVYRPGESITELITLETAKRVNQFFSTISKDVRKKFKNKKLVQALEFPVLFLGAKPSNTPSFYSFMNYADFGLGTWHPKNGMYSVIEGIGKLALELGVKIETNQNVEKILSEDGFAIGLQVNGERRFADIIVSGADYHFTETLLPENQRQYSEAYWDKKTFAPSSLLFYVGFDKKMKNVAHHTLFFDTDFELHAKEIYDTPKWPNEPLFYASFPSITDEHVAPEGKEAAIFLIPLATDLEDTPELRELYFEKIISRFEHITNQNVRNNIIFKESFCVNDFKEQYNSYKGNAYGLANTLLQTAFLRPKLKSSKVQNLYFTGQLTVPGPGVPPSLISGKLVANLIKKYE; encoded by the coding sequence ATGAAAAAAAACATTCACATCATCGGTTCAGGTTTTTCATCTCTTGCTGCCGCTTGTTACTTAGCCAAAGCAGGACACAATGTTACTGTTTTTGAAAAAAACGAAACTATTGGTGGAAGAGCCCGTCAACTAAAAAAAGATGGTTTTACCTTTGACATAGGTCCGACTTGGTATTGGATGCCCGATGTTTTTGAACGTTTTTTTGCTGATTTTAACAAAACCCCTGAAGAGTATTACACGCTATTAAAGTTGGCACCTGGATATAAAATTTTCTTTGATCAAAACGATGCCTTAGAAATTTCAGATAATTTGAATGAAATCATTACCACATTTGAGCAAATTGAAAAAGGTGCTGGAAAAAAATTAGAAAAATTTATGGCAACGGCCAAGTCAAATTATGATATAGCCATCAAAGATTTAGTGTACAGACCCGGAGAATCAATTACCGAATTAATTACACTGGAAACAGCCAAACGCGTAAATCAATTTTTTAGTACCATTTCAAAAGACGTTCGCAAAAAATTTAAAAACAAAAAACTTGTTCAAGCCTTAGAATTTCCAGTATTATTTTTAGGTGCAAAACCAAGCAATACTCCTTCTTTTTATAGCTTTATGAATTATGCCGATTTTGGGCTAGGTACTTGGCATCCAAAAAACGGCATGTATAGTGTTATTGAAGGTATTGGAAAATTAGCGCTAGAATTAGGTGTAAAAATTGAAACCAATCAAAATGTAGAAAAAATACTTAGTGAAGATGGATTTGCTATTGGTTTACAAGTAAATGGTGAACGAAGATTTGCAGACATCATAGTGTCTGGTGCAGATTATCACTTTACCGAAACTTTATTACCTGAAAATCAACGACAATATTCTGAAGCCTATTGGGACAAAAAAACATTTGCCCCTTCTTCCCTATTATTTTATGTTGGTTTTGATAAAAAAATGAAAAATGTAGCACATCACACATTATTTTTTGACACCGACTTTGAATTACACGCTAAAGAAATATATGATACGCCAAAATGGCCAAACGAACCTCTTTTTTACGCCAGTTTTCCCTCCATAACAGATGAACATGTGGCACCTGAAGGAAAAGAAGCGGCTATATTTTTAATTCCATTAGCCACAGATTTAGAAGACACTCCTGAGTTAAGAGAATTGTACTTTGAAAAAATAATTTCAAGATTTGAACACATTACTAATCAAAATGTAAGAAATAATATTATCTTTAAAGAATCTTTCTGTGTCAATGATTTTAAAGAACAATACAATTCTTATAAAGGTAATGCATACGGATTGGCGAACACTCTATTACAAACCGCATTTTTAAGACCAAAATTAAAAAGCTCAAAAGTGCAAAATTTATATTTCACCGGACAATTAACTGTGCCTGGACCTGGTGTTCCGCCGTCATTAATTTCAGGAAAATTAGTTGCTAACCTTATCAAAAAATACGAATAA
- a CDS encoding MerR family transcriptional regulator, which yields MNNIKTTFSIKDLENLSGIKAHTIRIWEKRYNLLEPMRTDTNIRLYDIQNLQKLLNVVLLTKFGYKISRISKLSTIEIENYVRKVQNEKTANNHALSAFKMAMLNFDQQLFLNTYDELLSEKDFGVVFLETFIPLLEEIGILWTTNTISPSHEHFISYLIKHKILVNIEKHVSNNLDTSENVYVLFLPENEIHDLGLLFLHYEIVSRGNHVIYLGRSLPIEDVAELNNHFKSVTFVTYLTVTPEEDNIIDYLKEFKAKALTNEKNELLVFGRRTEYLTNFSDAKIKVYPEIAHFLNEI from the coding sequence ATGAACAATATTAAAACTACATTTAGTATTAAAGATTTAGAAAATTTATCTGGAATAAAGGCACATACAATTCGCATTTGGGAAAAAAGGTACAATCTTTTAGAGCCTATGCGTACCGATACAAACATACGATTATATGACATTCAAAATCTTCAAAAATTATTAAATGTCGTTTTGCTGACCAAATTTGGATACAAAATTTCAAGAATTTCAAAATTATCAACAATAGAAATCGAAAACTATGTACGTAAAGTACAAAATGAAAAAACAGCAAACAACCATGCGCTTAGCGCCTTTAAAATGGCAATGCTAAATTTTGACCAACAATTATTTCTCAATACTTATGATGAGTTATTAAGTGAAAAAGATTTTGGTGTTGTTTTTCTAGAAACGTTTATTCCTTTATTGGAAGAAATTGGGATTTTATGGACTACCAATACCATTTCACCTTCTCACGAACACTTCATTTCCTATTTAATAAAACATAAAATCCTTGTAAATATTGAGAAGCATGTATCAAATAATTTAGATACATCTGAAAATGTATATGTGTTATTTTTACCCGAAAATGAAATTCATGATTTAGGCTTATTATTCCTTCATTATGAAATCGTTTCCAGAGGAAATCACGTAATTTATCTTGGTAGAAGTTTACCCATAGAAGATGTTGCAGAATTAAACAACCATTTTAAATCAGTTACATTTGTAACGTATCTAACTGTAACGCCCGAGGAAGATAATATAATTGATTATTTAAAAGAGTTCAAGGCTAAGGCATTAACTAATGAGAAAAACGAATTATTAGTTTTTGGACGTAGAACAGAATATTTAACAAACTTTTCAGATGCTAAAATAAAAGTATACCCAGAAATTGCACATTTTTTAAATGAAATTTAA
- a CDS encoding shikimate kinase, which produces MKIVLVGYMGAGKTAIGKILAEKMNLPFFDLDQLIENEEKNTIAAIFDKKGELYFRKLERKCLENFLQVQQNYILALGGGTPCYFDNFKLYQADDITSIYLKANLTTLVSRLYFNLQNRPLLQNLDKEALTEFVAKHLFERNSYYNQVILVQPTDENSIQEISEILFNQLT; this is translated from the coding sequence ATGAAGATTGTCTTAGTGGGTTATATGGGTGCGGGAAAAACAGCTATTGGGAAAATTTTGGCTGAAAAAATGAACTTGCCTTTCTTTGATTTAGATCAACTTATTGAAAATGAAGAAAAAAATACTATTGCTGCAATTTTTGACAAAAAAGGAGAATTGTATTTTAGAAAATTAGAGCGAAAGTGCTTAGAAAATTTTTTACAGGTACAGCAAAATTATATTTTAGCATTAGGAGGAGGTACGCCTTGTTACTTTGATAATTTTAAGTTGTATCAAGCAGATGACATTACTTCAATTTATTTGAAAGCTAACCTTACTACTTTGGTTTCGAGACTTTATTTTAATTTACAAAATCGTCCGTTATTGCAAAATTTGGATAAAGAAGCGTTAACAGAATTTGTTGCAAAACATCTATTTGAAAGAAATAGCTATTACAATCAGGTAATTCTTGTTCAACCTACTGATGAAAATTCTATTCAAGAAATAAGTGAAATATTATTCAACCAATTAACTTAA
- a CDS encoding phosphoribosyltransferase family protein: MTNNIILTHQEIVHKTRRIAYQIYETFSDENELVIAGISNSGFLFAQKVSEELKQISDIKITLCEVQINKQNPAATIITSLSEKEYTNKNLVLVDDVLNSGATLIYSIRHFLNVPLKKFKTAVLIDRNHKNFPVKADFKGLSLSTSLQEHVQVVFEENNSYVYLS, encoded by the coding sequence ATGACTAATAATATTATTTTAACTCACCAAGAAATCGTACATAAAACAAGACGAATTGCTTATCAAATCTATGAAACGTTTTCAGATGAAAATGAGCTAGTTATTGCAGGTATTTCAAATAGTGGTTTCCTTTTTGCTCAGAAAGTTAGCGAAGAGCTTAAGCAAATTAGTGACATAAAAATTACGCTTTGTGAAGTTCAAATCAATAAACAAAATCCTGCAGCAACTATTATCACGAGTCTTTCGGAAAAAGAATATACCAATAAAAATTTAGTTTTAGTTGATGACGTACTTAATTCTGGCGCCACTTTAATATATAGTATTAGACATTTTTTAAACGTTCCTTTGAAAAAATTTAAAACGGCTGTATTAATAGATCGCAACCATAAAAATTTTCCAGTCAAAGCTGATTTTAAAGGACTTTCTTTATCAACTTCTCTGCAAGAACATGTACAAGTTGTGTTTGAAGAAAATAATTCTTATGTGTATTTAAGTTAA
- a CDS encoding methyltransferase domain-containing protein has product MTLLNKSYWENRYTENETGWDIGVVSTPLQTYIDQLTNKNISILIPGAGNGYEFDYLLNKGFKDTYVMDIAQKPLDTILERNEIEKRHLIHQDFFEHNGQYDLIIEQTFFCALDPTLRRNYVTKMLELLKPNGKIIGLLFNFELTLEGPPFGGSKEEYIDLFNDYFTIKILENCYNSIKPRSNRELFFIFEKK; this is encoded by the coding sequence ATGACACTATTGAATAAATCATATTGGGAAAATAGATATACGGAAAACGAAACCGGGTGGGATATTGGCGTCGTTTCAACTCCCTTACAAACGTATATAGACCAACTGACAAACAAAAATATAAGTATTCTCATTCCGGGTGCTGGCAATGGATATGAATTTGATTACTTACTAAATAAGGGCTTTAAAGACACCTATGTCATGGATATCGCTCAAAAGCCTCTTGACACTATTTTAGAAAGAAATGAAATTGAAAAAAGACATTTAATTCATCAAGATTTTTTTGAACACAACGGCCAATACGATTTAATAATTGAACAAACTTTTTTTTGTGCATTAGATCCTACTTTAAGAAGAAACTATGTTACAAAAATGCTAGAATTACTAAAACCAAATGGAAAAATAATTGGCTTACTCTTTAACTTCGAACTTACACTAGAAGGCCCTCCTTTTGGTGGTTCAAAAGAGGAATATATTGATTTATTCAATGACTATTTTACAATTAAAATATTAGAAAATTGTTATAACTCAATAAAACCTCGTTCAAATAGAGAATTGTTTTTTATTTTTGAAAAAAAATAA